The sequence below is a genomic window from Plodia interpunctella isolate USDA-ARS_2022_Savannah chromosome 5, ilPloInte3.2, whole genome shotgun sequence.
aattttattccaGTCAACGTGAGCGCGTGGACGGTGCATGTTAAATGCGAACCCTGATTCATCTGCCAATTTCGGGAAATTGTGGTGAGGCTCGTAGGACGTTTTCCCtgccatttttattaaacttccGCGCGACTTTATTCACAAAAGGAAAGGTATATTGAGAATCACATAATGTTGTTGAACATGCTTTGTTTTgagtgtttgtttgttgtgcTTGATGTTGCCTAGCAACAggaatgtaattatttttttttacctttgaCCCATGCATCTTTATCACCCCTTGTTGAATGGTACTAACTTTTTTAACCGGTTATAAAAAAGAGGTTATCAATTTCAGACCGCCGCGCCATTTTTTGAAGTTGTAtacataatcatattttaatattaggaatttatattatgttaaaagtCTAGGACCTGGAGGATGATATCTCGTGaaagttgaaaaaatataaacactgtTTTATGTGGTCATTAACCACTTTGCttgatataactttattgGTCCAAAATACAGAGCGTTCGTTTGTCGTAAAGAGTCTATAGAATCGAAGTACTTAAATCTATAGGAGCAGTCTCATGGAAGGGGCAAGGCCTAGCGACATACTGCAGTAAGTatactaagttttttttattttttttttatatgtcgtTGGCCCGTCAAGCGGTAGTCAGGTATAAGAAAAGTGTGCACCGTTCAACTCGATACACAAAACGTGAACTCAAAATACGcaggtaataaaaaatctacaacCGCCTGAATATTTTGCAACCAGCACACGCTCTGTGTTCGAGTTTATAAATCGTACAAATGTAAATGTCtgcgtataaaaataataaataagatcgCTTTGGCAGATTCGTGTGTCCGATGAGCTGAGCGGTTTGAGTCCGTCGTGTTGGAGTGGAGGTAGGTGCGTTCAAGCGGCGGGTTTCTCCTCTGAGACAGCAGTGGCGCCCGAAGCCACGGAGCCGGACTCGTCGGGAGAGGCCTGGCATGATAGCGATGGGAACTTCTTGTACAGCTCCGCGCGATATTTAGGGTGGCTACGCAATAAACATCAAAGGAATGTAActaaataggtaagtatagtacttaaaattatctatctatttatggTCTGAGTCTGAAGAAGACTTCCTGGTTATCTTACTgcttatatttagaaaaacttaataattttgtttattaggcCAGTCTTTGCTTATGGACTTGGTATATTTTCTCACCTGATCCCATATACAATAGGGTTGTATACAGCGTTAGCCTTGGCGAAAAGCGAGCCCCAGATGGTGGCTAAGGGGCTGATGGGGGCGCTCTCGAATACGCCAGTGTAATTGATGACTAGATATGGAGTCCAAGCCATGAACCACAAGGAAATGGTCATCAACGCTACCTGTAGAAAAAAGGTCGAATTGATTATTTACttctttttcataatttagtttttatgaaaacaaagGTTCGTAacaatactaaataataaattcatataagtaataaacaacttataaaaaaactcgCACTTCCTAATGCTTTATGATatggttttaaaaaattaaaaagggctttttaaatttaaagatttttgtaGAAAACCTAACATTTGCAAGAGTTTACCTTCGCTAGTTTGCATTCAGCGCTGGTATTTGCTGCTTCAGAAGACCTTAGGGAAGCAACATTCATCTTTTTGGCCTGTTCTCGCATGGCTTTCTCGTGAGCTGCTACGGCCTAAGGAacacaaacaacaaaattgCTTTGAATAATCGTTCGTTATATGACATACACGTATAGTTTAAATTCCATTATACTAGaaacaatatacttaatttaataattaatttgaaagtttaatttatgaacCACCGATGttaaattgataatatatttttttaaatacctgaACGATGAAGAAGTAGGAGTAGATAATAAGTAGAAGTGGCATGAAGTAACAGAACACTGAGTAGATAAGGATATAGCTGCGGCTGAACCAGTCCTTGTTCAAGTAGTCGGTACCGCAGGCAGTCATGTTGCCCTCGGGtacatacctaaataaaaaacaggCTATGTGTAAGAAAGGTCACTCAAACAGTTAGGGGACAAACTGaaagtttaatattgttaAGTACCTATTCCATCCGAAGAAAGGAGCCAGAGTCCACGCCAGAGAAAACAACCAGATTCCAAGGATACGCAGAAGAGCACCATTATTGGTCATTGGCTTCGCCGCAATACCTTTCACGATGACATTGTATCGATCGAAAGCAATCATAGTCATTGTCCATATTGAAGCACAGCCGAAAAGTGAACCAGCGCAAGCATACAGCTCACATGCAAGAActcctaaaataaaataaaaatgccttTTAAGAAGAAGATAGGTCTAGAGTCCATGTCAATGTCTATCAGTATATTTGTAAACTTACCGAAAACCCAAGTTTCGTAGTAACAATTTATAACCATTGCCGGGGACATGGCGCACATCATCAGGAAGTCGGAGAATGCTAAGTTCACTACTAGTAAGTTTGAAGGCGTCTTGAGACTCTACAatcaaaacatataattttagaagATGATAAACTTGTGATATAAGTGGTAAGGAGATAGATAAGCAAACTTGGAGAACCTTTGTGGAAGTAAAGATGTAGATGACCATTCCATTGCCAGCTATAGAGATAAAGCCAAGTACGCCAATAGTGAAGCCCAATAGTCCATGCCACAATGGGTTCATAGGAGGAAACTGGtacctataaaattaaagactGTAAGGGATCTCAACTTTCCATAGATAGTTCTATAAACTAGTTAAATAGTACTTGTAGAAGAGAAACAAACCAATGAGGGTCGATCAAATGTAGCAATTCTGGTGGCACTTTGTCGACAACGGTCTGGTTAGACGAACCATAAGCAGCAACCTGTCCGCCCCATGCTTGAAGCGCAGCCGCGCCCGGCCCAGGGTCTAGACTAACAAACGACATCTTCACACGATCTCTGCTGGATATTTAACCTGgtgatacaaataaatttaaaataatgtcttCACTAATATACCTAGGTAAGTTATCGTAGGATATTCCAACTAATTTTGtactaattttatagtaagtaagtagataattcttatttataagtactaaTAATACACTTACTTAAAAGGGCCAGGATAGGGGCCGCCGAGATGGTTACTATCAAAAATACTGAAGAAAATCGTGTGACGAACTACTCCAGTCTTTAGTTAACCGATCCCGCGTTGCGGTGGATTGCCGAGGCGGAGGCTACTCGTTTTCTTCCAACTTTCCTGTGTCTTATATATATGGAGAAACAGAGGATTAACTACGGCGTCATgaacaaaatcaatatttataataagataTAAGTATCTAAGAAGGTGAATACATTACCTACTTTGGGTATAGGTATGTTATGACGTTCACAGGGAGGGCTTCTTGTATTGGCATTAATTTTCAGTGGGTAGGTAGGATACTTTAAGAGGTATTCCCATTCACAGATACCTATTAAGTTGGTGCTTTTATCTTATTTactactagcggcccgcctcTGCTTCGCTCAGTAAAACTACCTTTACTGGAGTCTCCTaaaggtttcgtctatatctgtaccaaatttgtttataaattttgagtttattaattacaaacgaaattataaatcttttctctttataatattactatatggATTGATATGATACTAGAAGACTTATTCCTGAGACAccgatttttcaaatttagttCCGTATACAGCAGCCTCTTTTTCCAAATCCTTTTCTGTGCAAAATGTTCATATGGCAGAGTCTAAATATTCGAAATACCCAGACTCTGATCAATCCAGCTTTTGAAAGAAATACCTGCTACGTAAATTCATTACTCTTAGTAGTTCAAccctgtgttttttttttcttacgtTACTAACGATGTTATGCGGCTACTTAGAAGAATAAGGGAATATCGGTTAATAAGATTATACACCCCAGCTCTTCGCTCACAGTGTAATGGAGAGTAGCCAAATAAATAGAACAATTTTGATAGGTGACTATATATGTCGATGAGGACAGACCTGTGGGGTAGAATTGTATGTGAATGTGACCCTCTTGAATAAACTATTCGAACACCTTCGGGAATTCTTACAAAAACTATAGAAGTGGTACTGATACCTACCTAGGTCTATCGACTTCAgctatctttatttttaacgagctgcgccccggggcttcgctcccctAGGAATTTGAggataaaagtattatatatataaacatataatataaataagcatttataacattcgtaggatatattagtaggatactCTCAGTCCTCCTCGTGTGTTCCCGGTTACATTTGGGGCAATGGCATCTttaagcccggggtcagccgTCAGCGTAATATATAGGCTTTAAAAACCTTGAAGATCCatctgtaattttacaaagcatggtcctattctaaggcgggaacACACGTCAccatattatatttgtgaaaatctATTAAAACTCTTACGTTACTGAGTGACCGATTAACTGActgacaacgtacagccgccGAAACTAATGGGCGTaagaagctgaaatttggcatgtaggttctCTGGGGAGTGTAGGGATTTTTGGAATTTCTACCCCGAAgagggtgaaaggggtgacaaacttttatatgaatgtTCTACACCGTTTGAAGTTTGTGACTTGacttgtatgggacttaataaaATCAAGATAAAACGCTAAAAATTGATATACATACTCTTCACAGTAAATCACACctcataacattaaataacttgaaatattaggtaagagaaagaagaagaaaatataataatatgcattatctaagtaagtatattttgaaaattgcatctcTAAGGGAATGATGTAGGgatgaaaatttatatgaaacttcattatttttgaagagagacccataaattgtttaatttacgtttgtggtttaTAAAAAGCCCGGACGAAACACGTCATGGAAAATAGGACAGCACgtgttgcagaaagcgggagtgggagtcgtAGCGGGAAATGGAACGTACCTAGTGGAAAATGGGCGAGGCAAGTAGTGGGAAATGGGGCGGGTGACATTGCGAAA
It includes:
- the LOC128669868 gene encoding opsin-1 isoform X2, giving the protein MNPLWHGLLGFTIGVLGFISIAGNGMVIYIFTSTKSLKTPSNLLVVNLAFSDFLMMCAMSPAMVINCYYETWVFGVLACELYACAGSLFGCASIWTMTMIAFDRYNVIVKGIAAKPMTNNGALLRILGIWLFSLAWTLAPFFGWNRYVPEGNMTACGTDYLNKDWFSRSYILIYSVFCYFMPLLLIIYSYFFIVQAVAAHEKAMREQAKKMNVASLRSSEAANTSAECKLAKVALMTISLWFMAWTPYLVINYTGVFESAPISPLATIWGSLFAKANAVYNPIVYGISHPKYRAELYKKFPSLSCQASPDESGSVASGATAVSEEKPAA
- the LOC128669868 gene encoding opsin-1 isoform X1, coding for MSFVSLDPGPGAAALQAWGGQVAAYGSSNQTVVDKVPPELLHLIDPHWYQFPPMNPLWHGLLGFTIGVLGFISIAGNGMVIYIFTSTKSLKTPSNLLVVNLAFSDFLMMCAMSPAMVINCYYETWVFGVLACELYACAGSLFGCASIWTMTMIAFDRYNVIVKGIAAKPMTNNGALLRILGIWLFSLAWTLAPFFGWNRYVPEGNMTACGTDYLNKDWFSRSYILIYSVFCYFMPLLLIIYSYFFIVQAVAAHEKAMREQAKKMNVASLRSSEAANTSAECKLAKVALMTISLWFMAWTPYLVINYTGVFESAPISPLATIWGSLFAKANAVYNPIVYGISHPKYRAELYKKFPSLSCQASPDESGSVASGATAVSEEKPAA